Genomic segment of Nostoc sp. TCL240-02:
TTTTCAGCTTCTTGTTCGCGTAAGTCGATGGTTTTTTGAGCGATCGCGGCTTCTGCATCCCGTGCTTGGATCAGGGCATTTAAAGCCAGGAGCGATCGCCCTTCCCGATTCAAAATATTCAGAATTGTCTCTTTGAGTTCGTCTACTTGTGGTGGTGGTGTCTCCCATTCATAACTGATACGCCCATCAGGCCACTCAACCCGCACTTCCATCGGTGCTGGTTCCGCCGCCACCATAACAATTTCATCAGGTAACAGAGGCTTTGCTTCAGGATGCCCAGCACCCAGTTGTTGCAAATTTTGGTAAATCACTCCTTGATCGGTATCTGGGTATAAATCTATTTTGTTAAATACTAAAATTAGGGGTTTTTGCGATCGCCGCAATTCCAGCAATGCCTGATACTCAGTGCGCGTGATATCACCAGACACGACAAACAAAATCAAATCCGCCTGATGCACAACTTCTCGTGCCATATCCGCCCGTGACTCACCCTCAATTTCATCTAATCCTGGGGTATCAATTAACTCTACTAGTACCTTACCTCCTGGCTGCCAACGCACCGAACGGGGCCATTGAGTGACACCGTTTAGGGGCCCAGTTTGCAAAATTTTATCTCCCAGTAAAGCATTTAAAACTGCTGACTTACCACGACTCACCAAACCAAAAGCGGCAATTCTAATCACGTTAGAGTCCAGTTTGTTGAGTGTAGAGTTCAAAGCTTCCAATTCCGGTTTCAACAAACCTGCCAATTCCGGGTTAGATGACAACTGTCCTGATTTGCGGAGATATCCATACCAAGACAGTGCTTGTCTGAGACTAGCGCGGGCACGATTTAAATGAGTTTCTTGCAGATTTCGCACAAAGTTAGGTTGATTCAAGATTTGACAAACAACAGGCTACATATCCATTTTGATCTAATTCCAAGACTGCTAGCCTGTTTTGTCAAATTAAGCAATTGTTCTAATTATTTACACACATCTTTGTGGGATATCCATTCAGAACATCGGATCGTGTTGATTATCCCAACACTTGCGATCGCGCCAGCTTCTCCCAGTATATTCACATTCAGAGGCATCATCTATCCAAGGAATCGATGTAGAGTAGTGCGAGGTTCCAATGGAAGCGAATAAACTAGCAGTGAATAAGGGCAATAATAAGGATAAAGTTGTCAATGTACAAATTGGTAAAATTATTAAATATCCAGTGAGTAGCACAATGTTAGTAGGAGTCCAAAAAACTCTGCCTATTTTATTATTTTGGTGAGTTTTTAAGTTAGTTTTTGAATTCGAAAAAAGCATAATGCAACCCTATTAATGCCGGTTTATATAGCAATCTCATTTGATTTGTCAAAGCAAAGCTGACTGAGAACTAGCCAGATCGGGTTTCGGTTCTCAGTATATTTAGCAAAAATCAAATAGGAATCCTAGATGACTACGGATTTTTACGTAAGAACATTATTGAAGTTATATACTCTGATGTCAAAGGTGCAAGTGGCGACTTGTTAGAAGTTTTAATCTTTGGGCACTAAAAAATATTTTTCATGAAAATATGTTGAAGTTAGGGCATTTACCGAAGCTTATCCAGACGATAAATTAGTGCAACAAGTTGTTGCACTAGATACACCAAAAAAGTTGTAAGTATCTTTCAAAAGCTTTAATCTAAAGTCGGCTGTCGCCGATATTGTAGAAACCACTCATACAACTCTGGATTATTGTATGTCTGCGTCCATGAGTCGTGATCGGCTTCTGGATAAACTGTAAATTTCACATTTCCATCGCAGGCTTTAAGTGCAGAAACCATGATTTCAGACTCACTTGAGGGAACGACATTATCTTTTGCTCCGTGAAATGCCCACACAGGAATGGTTTTCAGCTTATGTGCTTGGGCTGGATTACCACCACCACAGATAGGCGCGATCGCCGCAAATCGTTCTGGTTGCGCTGCTGCTAAATGCCAGGTTCCGTAACCACCCATGCTTAAACCGGTCAGGTAAACTCGATCTGGATCAACAGGATAGGATGCAATAACCTCATCCAGAAGGGTACTTAATCGCTCTATATTCCAATATTCACCACGCGGACATTGGGGAGAAATGACAATGAAGGAAAAATCTGGCTGTTGTTCTACAACCTTGGCGACACCGTGCTTTTTCACATGATTTAAGTAAGAGCCTCGCTCACCCGAACCGTGTAAAGATAGAATTGTTGGCAAAAGTGGGTGTTGTGTTTCGTTGCGACTTCCGTCTGGGTGCAGTACACTGGGCAAGAATAGCAGGTAGTTATAACTGTCGGTAGAAGTAATTTGTTGTTGTAGTGACGGCATAAAATTAAAAATTTTCTTAGTTTAACGTCTACGAATAGCTATTGTATAACTTGGCCGTTGTGTTGCTTCTCGTTGACTCTTAACTAACCGAAAATCATTATCTATATATAGATGCTCTAAAAAAGAAGTAGCTAGGTAAACTTTTTTAAATTTTTTGACAGTATTTCTGTCCATATCTTTTACTATAAGTTCTTGCTGTAAATCTATATTTAGTGCTGCTTCCTGAAATTTAGATTTGACTGTTTTTGTAAACCACTCATCTGCATCATCAATTGTCAACGGGATTTCTCTATTTTTCAATGCTTGGAATATCCCAACATTTTTAATATCCCACTTCTCATCGATAACTGAATATT
This window contains:
- a CDS encoding GTP-binding protein; its protein translation is MRNLQETHLNRARASLRQALSWYGYLRKSGQLSSNPELAGLLKPELEALNSTLNKLDSNVIRIAAFGLVSRGKSAVLNALLGDKILQTGPLNGVTQWPRSVRWQPGGKVLVELIDTPGLDEIEGESRADMAREVVHQADLILFVVSGDITRTEYQALLELRRSQKPLILVFNKIDLYPDTDQGVIYQNLQQLGAGHPEAKPLLPDEIVMVAAEPAPMEVRVEWPDGRISYEWETPPPQVDELKETILNILNREGRSLLALNALIQARDAEAAIAQKTIDLREQEAENIIWQFTKYKALAVMLNPIAFLDILGGTVADLALIRALARLYGLPMTSYEAGKILKTILFSSGGLLLGELGSSFILGLSKTTAAITSADNPSNITALAGSAIAQAGIAGYGAYSVGKAAQVYLEKGCTWGQLGASSVIQEILSQVDQNTILYRLRQELGIKY
- a CDS encoding prolyl oligopeptidase family serine peptidase, whose translation is MPSLQQQITSTDSYNYLLFLPSVLHPDGSRNETQHPLLPTILSLHGSGERGSYLNHVKKHGVAKVVEQQPDFSFIVISPQCPRGEYWNIERLSTLLDEVIASYPVDPDRVYLTGLSMGGYGTWHLAAAQPERFAAIAPICGGGNPAQAHKLKTIPVWAFHGAKDNVVPSSESEIMVSALKACDGNVKFTVYPEADHDSWTQTYNNPELYEWFLQYRRQPTLD